A single Desulfobacterales bacterium DNA region contains:
- a CDS encoding secondary thiamine-phosphate synthase enzyme YjbQ, translating to MPSGQFAVSTSAHMEFVDITTQLQQAVDDSGVSDGLLVVYNPHTTAGITINEGADPAVQSDLIGVFGRIIPEDYPYRHREGNSPSHMLTTLTGSSAPVFIENGRIRLGTWQRIFFCEYDGPRSRKVWWKILKG from the coding sequence ATGCCTTCGGGTCAATTTGCCGTTTCCACCTCCGCCCACATGGAGTTTGTCGATATCACGACACAACTCCAGCAGGCGGTTGACGACAGCGGCGTAAGCGACGGCCTGCTGGTGGTCTATAACCCGCACACCACCGCGGGAATCACCATCAACGAGGGCGCCGATCCGGCTGTTCAGAGCGACCTGATCGGGGTCTTTGGCCGGATTATCCCCGAAGACTATCCATACAGGCACCGGGAGGGCAACTCGCCCTCCCACATGCTGACCACATTGACCGGCAGTTCCGCCCCTGTGTTTATTGAAAACGGCCGGATACGGCTCGGCACCTGGCAGCGTATTTTTTTCTGTGAATACGATGGGCCACGCAGTCGTAAAGTCTGGTGGAAAATCCTCAAAGGCTGA